From Vreelandella neptunia, the proteins below share one genomic window:
- a CDS encoding phosphatase PAP2 family protein translates to MRPRPLVVFDRLDLLEWQFCQRISRLSTYRPWRITLQAASRLGDWPVWVLLILAQPWLQPNGAWRVLQYSVIALFAVAVYRLVKTRLCRERPFITYSEGIECCEPARDRYSFPSGHTMHAVMFSVLVVAHTPWLLPVVLPLTLLIAISRVGLGLHYVSDVLAGAAMGYAFALASLYWMG, encoded by the coding sequence ATGCGCCCGCGTCCGCTTGTCGTATTCGATCGTCTTGACCTGCTGGAGTGGCAGTTCTGCCAGCGCATTTCGCGGCTGTCGACCTACCGCCCCTGGCGAATCACACTTCAGGCCGCCAGCCGCTTAGGCGATTGGCCTGTTTGGGTGCTGCTGATTCTCGCCCAGCCTTGGCTTCAGCCAAATGGCGCCTGGCGTGTTTTGCAGTACAGCGTCATCGCACTATTTGCCGTGGCGGTATATCGGCTAGTGAAAACCCGCTTATGCCGTGAACGGCCCTTCATTACCTATAGTGAAGGTATTGAATGCTGTGAACCGGCCCGTGACCGATACAGCTTTCCCAGCGGCCATACCATGCACGCAGTGATGTTTAGCGTTTTAGTCGTCGCCCACACGCCCTGGCTGCTACCGGTGGTGCTGCCATTAACGCTGCTGATAGCGATCTCACGGGTAGGGTTAGGATTGCACTATGTCAGCGATGTGCTGGCAGGGGCAGCGATGGGCTACGCTTTTGCCTTGGCCAGCCTGTATTGGATGGGGTAA
- a CDS encoding glycosyltransferase family 4 protein, whose protein sequence is MRLCIVSETWSPDINGVAHTLSRLSYELNRQGVPVDVIRPRPRSAGNATGVNRELQVQRFALPGYTDVQVGLVRPTTLRRFWRQHRPDVIYLATQGPLGWAARQAARQLNIPLVAGWHTNFDHYCEDYGVNWLASTTRRYLRYFHNGCDLTLVPTHQQAKALQRQGIRGVHVLSRGLDGERFSPNHRDAQLRQRWGVSEHQPVALYVGRLAAEKNLTLLHESLQAMREVRPDIAQVIVGDGPARAQLEKALPDAHFTGFVGQESLARHYASADLFIFPSLSETWGNVVAEAMASGLAVVAYDHAASAELISSGHNGVTVPAGNSAAFQQAAVELCQHPADYARLGRVARLRALEQSWTGIAEQFLSYLHQAQEAHHAPASACRIRSS, encoded by the coding sequence ATGCGGCTCTGCATCGTTAGTGAGACATGGTCACCGGACATCAATGGTGTTGCCCATACGTTGAGCCGGTTAAGCTATGAACTTAACCGGCAAGGAGTGCCGGTAGATGTGATCCGCCCGCGACCTCGAAGCGCAGGGAATGCAACCGGTGTTAACCGGGAATTACAGGTGCAACGCTTTGCCTTACCCGGCTACACGGATGTGCAAGTGGGGCTGGTTAGGCCCACTACGCTGCGCCGTTTTTGGCGCCAACATCGCCCCGATGTTATCTACCTAGCGACCCAAGGCCCTCTCGGCTGGGCGGCACGCCAAGCGGCACGGCAACTCAATATCCCTTTGGTAGCAGGCTGGCATACTAACTTTGACCACTACTGTGAAGATTACGGCGTCAATTGGCTGGCTTCGACTACACGCCGCTACCTACGCTACTTCCATAACGGCTGTGACTTGACGTTAGTGCCGACTCATCAGCAAGCTAAAGCCCTGCAGCGACAAGGGATCCGGGGTGTCCATGTGCTATCACGCGGGCTGGATGGAGAGCGCTTCTCACCCAACCATCGCGATGCTCAATTGCGCCAGCGCTGGGGGGTCAGCGAGCATCAGCCGGTGGCCCTTTACGTTGGCCGGTTAGCCGCAGAAAAAAACCTCACCCTGCTCCATGAAAGCCTTCAAGCCATGCGCGAGGTACGGCCCGATATCGCCCAGGTAATCGTTGGCGATGGCCCCGCACGGGCACAGCTGGAAAAGGCGCTCCCCGATGCCCATTTCACTGGTTTCGTAGGGCAAGAATCCCTCGCTCGCCACTACGCCAGCGCCGACCTGTTTATTTTCCCCTCGCTTTCCGAAACCTGGGGCAATGTAGTGGCGGAAGCCATGGCCAGCGGCTTAGCCGTGGTGGCCTATGATCACGCAGCCAGCGCTGAACTGATTAGCAGCGGCCACAACGGTGTCACCGTCCCAGCTGGTAATAGCGCCGCTTTCCAACAGGCAGCGGTGGAGCTGTGCCAACACCCCGCTGATTACGCTCGTTTAGGCCGAGTAGCGCGTTTACGTGCCCTTGAGCAGAGCTGGACGGGGATTGCCGAGCAGTTTTTGAGTTACCTACACCAAGCCCAGGAGGCTCATCATGCGCCCGCGTCCGCTTGTCGTATTCGATCGTCTTGA